A single genomic interval of Pyrus communis chromosome 7, drPyrComm1.1, whole genome shotgun sequence harbors:
- the LOC137740978 gene encoding early nodulin-like protein 17, with the protein MEKERAAAVVVLLCLVVVMELPEASATRYMVGGKMGWTSNVNYTIWAQDQHFYNGDWLFFVYDRNQMDVIEVNQTNYVSCNAEHPLHNWTTGAGRDVVPLNVTRDYYFITSKGYCYGGMKLAVKVENMPPPPEAAPVKSKSSDLTPASQFVLPAVFAIGAMWDALVRL; encoded by the exons ATGGAGAAAGAGCGAGCTGCGGCGGTGGTGGTGCTTTTGTgcttggtggtggtgatggaacTTCCAGAAGCATCAGCTACGAGATATATGGTGGGAGGGAAAATGGGTTGGACCAGCAATGTCAACTATACTATTTGGGCTCAGGATCAGCACTTTTACAATGGAGACTGGCTCT TTTTTGTTTATGATAGGAACCAAATGGATGTTATAGAGGTGAACCAGACAAACTATGTCTCGTGCAATGCTGAACATCCCCTACACAACTGGACCACTGGAGCCGGAAGAGATGTGGTTCCGCTGAATGTGACAAGGGACTACTACTTCATTACTAGCAAGGGGTACTGCTATGGTGGCATGAAGCTCGCTGTTAAAGTTGAAAACATGCCTCCACCCCCTGAGGCTGCCCCAGTGAAGAGCAAGAGCAGTGACCTTACACCCGCTTCCCAGTTTGTTTTGCCCGCAGTCTTCGCCATCGGGGCAATGTGGGACGCTTTAGTTCGGCTGTGA